In Paraburkholderia terrae, the DNA window GCGGTCACCTCGCCCGCCGCCTCCATCCCGAGACCGCCCGGCAACGGCAGCGGATACAGCCCCGTGCGGAAATACACGTCGATATAGTTCAGGCCGACGGCATGCTGTTTGATGCGTATTTCGCCGTTGCCCGGCTCGCCCACTTCGACGTCGACCCACTTCATCACTTCCGGGCCGCCTGTCTTGTCGAATCGAATTGCCTTGGTCATGTCATCTCCGGATTTATTCGTTGCCTGGTTCGTGTTGATGGCGCGGTTAAAAGCGTCCGACGCCGTCAGACCTGATGGTTCAGACGCAGCGTCAGCACGTCGAGGATCATCCGCGCCGTCGAGATGTTGGTCGCGCACGGCACGTTGTGGACATCGCACGCGCGGACCAGCGCATTGATGTCCGGCTCGTGCGGCTGCGGCGTCATCGGGTCTCGCAGGAAAATCACCATGTCGACATTGCCTTCGGCCAGTTGCGCGCCGATCTGCAGGTCGCCGCCGTGCGGACCGGACAGCATCCGCTCGACTTTCAGGCCATGCGCATCGGTGATGCGCGAGCCCGTCGTGCCCGTCGCGATCAGATCGCAGCGCGACAGCGTGTCGACGTACTCGCCCGCCAACCTGACGATGTCATCCTTCTTATGATCGTGCGCGATCAGCGCGACGCGTGTTGTCATGTCGTTGCTCCTCTTGTGTTGTCGTTATGGTGTTTGCGATGTGCCGCAAAGGGCCTTGCATCAATAGGTGCCGGGATACGAGCCGCCGTCGATCAGCCAGTTCTGCCCGGTGATATAGCCCGCATGCACGCTGCACAGGAACGCACAGGCGCGGCCGAACTCGTCGGGTGTGCCGAAGCGGCGCGCGGGAATCGTCGCCATGCGCTGCTTGCGCGCTTCGTCGACGGAGATGTTCTGCGATTTCGCCGATGCCTCGAACGTCACGGCGATGCGGTCCGTGTCGAACAGGCCCGGCAGCAGGTTGTTGATCGTCACGCCGTCCGGCGCCACCTTGCGCGCGACGCCCGCGACGAAGCCCGTCAGCCCCGAGCGCGCGCCGTTCGACAGACCGAGCACATCGATAGGCGCCTTCACCGACGAACTCGTGATATTCACCACGCGCCCGAAGCCGCGCGAAATCATGCTGTCGATGGTTGCGCGGATCAGTTCGATTGGCGTGAGCATGTTCGCTTCGAGCGCGCGAATCCAGTCGTCGTGCGTGAAGTTGCGGAAGTCGCCCGGCGGCGGGCCGCCCGCATTGTTGACGAGAATATCCGGCTGCGGGCAGGCAGCGAGCGCCGCGGCGCGGCCTTCCGGCGTGGTGATGTCGCAGGCCACCGCTTTCACGTCGACGCCTGTCTTCGAGCGGATCGCGGCCGCCGTGGCTTCGAGCGTTTCCGCCGTGCGCGCGACGATCGTCACGTTCACGCCTTCCGCCGCCAGCGCCTCGGCGCAGCCGCGCCCCAGTCCCTTGCTTGCCGCGCACACCAGCGCGGTCTTTCCAGCGATGCCGAGATCCATGTGAATTTTCCTGTTGTCGTGCGCGCAACGAGCGGGACGTGCCTGCGCATTGCGCCCGGGGTGGTCGGTCAACTGTCCCCCGATTCTAGAAGAATCGAGGCGGCGCTGCCGGACGTCGCTGATATACCTTTCATCAGCATCCGTCTCTTTGCGCCGCCCTTCCGGTAAACTTGCAGCCATGGCGCAGCCGCGCGCCGCCGCCCCGTCGCGGGGTGCGTGCGCCGCGCCAACTCATCGTCAGCCCAGCCTAACTTCGCCGCGAGGCGCTCCGTCATGACTCAGGACAGCCGTTTTCCCAATCTTTTCATCCTCGATCACCCGCTGATCCAGCACAAGCTGTCGCACATGCGCGACCGCGACACGTCCACGCGGACGTTCCGCGAACTGCTACGCGAGATCACGCTGCTGATGGGCTATGAAATCACCCGCAACCTGCCGATGACGACTCGTCGCGTGAGCACGCCGCTCGTCGATATCGACGCGCCTGTGATCGCTGGCAAGAAGCTTGCGATCGTGCCCGTGCTGCGCGCGGGTGTTGGTATGTCGGACGGGCTGCTGGAACTGATTCCGTCGGCGCGCGTCGGGCATATTGGGGTGTATCGCGATGACGATCATCGGCCGGTCGAGTATCTGGTTCGGTTGCCTGATCTCGAAGATCGTATTTTTATTCTTTGTGATCCGATGGTCGCGACGGGGTATTCGGCCGTGCATGCTATCGACGTGCTGAAGCGGCGCGGTGTCGCGGGTGAGAATATCTCGTTCCTCGCGCTTGTGGCTGCGCCTGAAGGCGTGCAGGTGTTTCAGGATGCTCACCCTGATGTGAAGCTGTATGTTGCTTCGCTCGATTTGCATCTGAATGAGCATGCTTACATTATTCCTGGGCTTGGGGATGCTGGGGATCGGTTGTTCGGGACGAAGAACTAGTTTTTTTGCCCTTCGGGCCGTTATTGGGTTTGCGGTGGCATTAGCGGTTTGCCTACGTGGGGCGGCTGGTTTGGTTTTCTTAGGGTTTTCGCTGGCATCCGCGTTTTGCCTTCGTGCTTCAAGCGTCGCCCCTGTGCGGGGCGGCACCTACTTTTCTTTGCCGCCGCAAAGAAAAGTAGGCAAAAGAAAGCGGCTAACACCGCCAGTTCTTGTGTTTGCCTGAGGGCCCCCAAAGGTTCCTACGCTTCACACGGCAATCACGTC includes these proteins:
- a CDS encoding SDR family oxidoreductase → MDLGIAGKTALVCAASKGLGRGCAEALAAEGVNVTIVARTAETLEATAAAIRSKTGVDVKAVACDITTPEGRAAALAACPQPDILVNNAGGPPPGDFRNFTHDDWIRALEANMLTPIELIRATIDSMISRGFGRVVNITSSSVKAPIDVLGLSNGARSGLTGFVAGVARKVAPDGVTINNLLPGLFDTDRIAVTFEASAKSQNISVDEARKQRMATIPARRFGTPDEFGRACAFLCSVHAGYITGQNWLIDGGSYPGTY
- the upp gene encoding uracil phosphoribosyltransferase codes for the protein MTQDSRFPNLFILDHPLIQHKLSHMRDRDTSTRTFRELLREITLLMGYEITRNLPMTTRRVSTPLVDIDAPVIAGKKLAIVPVLRAGVGMSDGLLELIPSARVGHIGVYRDDDHRPVEYLVRLPDLEDRIFILCDPMVATGYSAVHAIDVLKRRGVAGENISFLALVAAPEGVQVFQDAHPDVKLYVASLDLHLNEHAYIIPGLGDAGDRLFGTKN
- a CDS encoding methylglyoxal synthase, whose product is MTTRVALIAHDHKKDDIVRLAGEYVDTLSRCDLIATGTTGSRITDAHGLKVERMLSGPHGGDLQIGAQLAEGNVDMVIFLRDPMTPQPHEPDINALVRACDVHNVPCATNISTARMILDVLTLRLNHQV